ATTTGGCAGTTCTTAACGTATCACTAATTTTTGATAGCTTATAGAATAATCGGCTGTTTTTTGCATGAAAGTAAATAGGCACTACAGGAACTTCGGCCTTTTTTACCAACTTCATGGCTGCTTCTTCCCAAGGTCTATCAACCATTAATTTGCCATCCCTGTAAGTTGATACTTCTCCTGCTGGAAAAATACCTAATGGACAACCTTCACGTAAATGTAAAATGGCATTTTTAAAGCCTACAAGACTCGATTTTACGTCTTTCCTATCCTCAAAAGGATTTACAGGCATAATGTAAGGCTTCATTGGCTCGATACGGTGCAATAAAAAATTGGCAATTATTTTAAAATCGCTACGCTGTTCGAGCATTAGTTTTAAAAGTAAAATACCATCAATACCGCCAAGAGGATGGTTTGAAACCGTAATGTAAGCACCATCTTTAGGAAGTCGTTTTAAATCTTCTTCAGGAATTTCAAATTTAATTTGAAACTCATCTAAAATTTTATCTAAAAAATCGATCCCTTGAAGGTGTTTGTTCCGTGTGTAAAATTTATTTAGAGTTGAAATCTTAAGCACTTTCATAAGCAACCAACCAATAAACGTTCCTATAAAACCATAGTTGTCTACGTTTATTACTTTAGCCACTTCTTTAGCTGAGACTAATCCTGAATCTTGTTGTTTGGTCATGACTGTAAATGTACTAAATTGTTTACTTACTTACTACTTGAACAGTTTCTTGTGTTAATTGTTTTAATAACACCGTTTTACCTTCTTCAATTTGGTTAATTGCGTTCTGGGTATAATGCCTAATAGTATAAAGAGATACGTTTTTATGACAGGTTACTTTAAATTTCGCTTTTAAATGATGTAATAATTTGTCAAGATTGTCATAAATGTTATCGACGCAGACCGAAAAACTAATGGCCGAATTTTGAATAACGTCCACTTTCATTTTGTATAAGTGTAATAAATTGAATATGTCGCTAATATTTTCTTCAACGATGTATGAAAAATCCAAGGATGATAATGAGATTAAAACTTGATTTTTCTTAACTATAAAACAAGGAACCATGGGGTCTAAAGTAATGTTTTTGCCTATTCTAGTACCTGGAGCTTCTGGGTTTAAAAACGATTTTACATACAAAGGAATTTCTTTACCTTGTAAAGGTTGTAAGGTTTTTGGGTGAATAACCGAAGCCCCATAAAATGCTAATTCTATGGCTTCGCGGTAACTTATTTGGTTAAGCAATTGGGCATTTTCAAAATAGCGTGGGTCGGCATTTAATACCCCCGGAACGTCTTTCCAAATAGTTACACGCTCGGCGTTTAAGCAATAGGCATAAATAGCTGCTGTATAATCGCTACCTTCTCTACCTAAAGTGGTTGTAAAATTATTAGAGTCGCTACCTAAAAAGCCTTGGGTAATATTTAAAACAGTTTTATTAAAATTTGATGTGATATGTTGTTGTGTTTCTTCCCAATTAACATGTGCGCTTCGGTAATAATTATCGGTTTTAATATGTTCGCGAACATCTATCCAGTTATTTTTTATTTGGATACTGTTTAAATACGCACTAACAATAGTTGTTGAAACCAACTCGCCATAGCCTATAATTTGGTCGTAAACAAAATTATAATCGGGCGATTTATTGGATGATAAAAATTGGTTGAGCTCATTAAAAAAGGCGGTTACTTTTTTAAAAACTTCATGGTTTTCGTTATCAAATAAATCCAATAGAATTTCATTGTGGTACTTTATAACTTCTTGTAAAGTGCTTTGTAATTCGGTTTTATTATCAAAATAATTTTTAACAACAAGTTCTAAAGCATTGGTTGTTTTTCCCATAGCAGAAACAACAATTAGTGTGTTTTTGTAGCCTACTTTTTGTAATAACGAAGCCACATTTTTAACACTGCGGGCATCTTTAACCGATGCGCCACCAAATTTAAATACCTGCATATTATAGTTTTGAAATATAGTTTTTTATGCTCTGTTCATCCATGTGAACAACACGCCATTCTTCTTTTATGGTAGCTCCTTTTTGTTTATAAAATGTTATGGCAGGTTCGTTCCAATCAAGCACCTCCCAATTAATGCGTTTCACGCCTAATTGATGACCGTATTTTACAACTTCATCTAACAGGGCAGAACCTAATCCGGTGCCTCTAGCAGTTTCGTTAACAATTAAATCTTCTAGGTGAATTGTTTTTCCTTTCCAGGTAGAATAGCGGTTATAGCCTAATGCAATGCCTTCAATTTTCGAATTTATTTCAGCCACAAAACAAAAAAATGCAGGATGTTCGCCAAAGCCATCTTGTTGTAAATCTTCAACAGTTATTATTACGGCTTCGGGTTCTTTTTCAAAATGAGCTAATTGGTTTATTAACGATAGCACTTGCGGCATATCTTCTTTTTTTGCTTTTCTTATTGTGAAACTCATATTTTATTTTAATTATTTCATCTGTTTATCTCTATTGTTTTTTATCGGTCAGATGTTACATCCATAATCATGCTTCTGTGTGTTAAGAATGTTTTTAGCATGGATGTTTCATCTGTTTATCTCTATTGTTTTTTATCGGTCAGATGTTACATCCATAATCATGTTTCTATGTGTTAAAAGTGTTTTTAACATGGATGTTTTATCTGATCGTTTTTTCTTTAAAATAAAATCAGATGCTATACCTAATTTGCTTTTGTCTTTTGAAGCAAGTTTTGTTTCAGGTATTTCAAAGATAGTTTAAAGTTGAATATATAAAAGGTTAATGTTGAACGAAAACGTTGTAGTTCATTAAAAAATAGCAGATATTTGTAGCAAAAAATCTAATTTATGTCTCACAAAAAGCAAACCTTAGGGGAATTTATCATTGAAAACCAATCATCTTTTAAATATTCTTCGGGTGAATTATCTAGTCTTATTAATTCTATTAGACTGGCTGCCAAAGTTGTAAACCATGAAGTTAATAAAGCAGGATTAGTAGATATTATTGGAGCTGCCGGTGATACAAACATACAAGGAGAGGACCAACAAAAGTTGGATGTTTATGCGAACGAAAAGTTCATCCAAACACTTACCAATAGGAATATCGTTTGCGGTATTGCCAGTGAAGAGGAAGACGATTTTATTGCTATTAATAGTCAAGATGAAAACCATCAAAACAAATATGTTGTGTTAATAGATCCATTAGATGGTTCTTCAAATATTGATGTCAATGTATCTGTAGGAACTATTTTTTCAATTTACAGACGTATTACACCTATAGGAAGCCCTGTTACCATTGAAGATTTTTTACAAAAAGGAAGTCAGCAAGTAGCGGCAGGTTATGTGGTTTATGGAACATCTACCATGTTGGTTTATACAACGGGCGCTGGTGTTAATGGGTTTACATTGAATCCCGCTATTGGGTCATTTTATTTATCACACCCTAATATGCAGTTTCCAGAAGATGGCCATATTTATTCTGTTAACGAGGGGAATTATATTCACTTTCCGCAAGGGGTTAAAAATTACATAAAATATTGCCAGAAGGAAGAAGGTGATAGACCATACACGTCTAGGTATATTGGATCTTTAGTGTCCGATTTTCACAGAAACATGATAAAAGGCGGTATTTACTTATACCCAAAAAGCTCATTAAACTCCAATGGCAAGTTGCGTTTGTTATATGAATGCAACCCTATGGCTTTTTTAGCAGAACAAGCAAACGGTAAAGCCAGTGATGGTTTTACCAGAATTATGGATATTACACCAACGGAATTGCACCAGCGTGTGCCTTTTATTTGCGGTAGTAAAAACATGGTTGAAAAGTGTGAAGAGTTTATGCGCGATGCACAGTAAAAAATAAGCTTTATAAAAAGAGGCTGTCTAAAAAGTCCTTTAAATTTAATTTGTCAGGTTGAGCTTGTCGAAACCGATATTGATTACCAGTAAGTTAAAATATTTCGACAAGCTCAATATGACATAGAACTAGACTTTTTAGACAGCCTCTTTTTTATCTATTGATTCAGATTTAGATCGTTTTTAGCTTTAATCCATTTAATGCACTCATCAAGAGTATCAAAAATTTGTTCTCTTGGCATTAAATCTGGAATAATGTCAATGCGCTCCATCATGTATTTTGGTTGATTTAGCAAATCAACAAACAGGGGGGTGATGCTGTTTTTATTAAGTTCCTGAAGGACATCTTCCATAGCGTATAGTCCAGATTGATCCATATATTGCATGCGGTCTAAACGAATAATAACTATTGATGCTGTTTTTGGAATTTGTGCCGCTAAACTTAAAAACTCGTTTGTAGAGCCAAAAAACAAAGGGCCTTTAATGTGCTTAATAAACACTTTTTCTTTTAATTGCTCTGGAAAATCAAGTTCATCGCTCCAAGCTTCTTCCTTTAAAGATTTAACATCAGAACGTTCGGCAGTTAAATCGCCTATTTTTTTCATAAACATTAAAGACGCTATAATAAGCCCAATTCCTACTGCGTAAACTAAATTCCAGAACGAAGAAAGTAGTAAAACAACAAACATAATAATAACTTCTGAACTTATATTAATAGGTCCAATCTTAGCGTCTCTTGGTAAACTTGGTACGGCTTTAAGTCCTTTATAATCCATAACCCCTATCCCGACAGTAACTAATATACCTGCAAGTACCGCCGCTGGAATTCTTGATGCAATGGGCCCAAGACCTAGTAAGATAATAAGTAACATGATACCGGCAATCATACCCGAAAGTTTTGTTTTTCCTCCAGAATTGATATTTACAACAGTTCGTATGGTTGCGCCTGCACCAGGAATACCACCAAAAAGCGCCCCTATACTATTACCAATACCTTGCCCTATAAGTTCTTTGTTGGGGTTATGTTTTGTCTTGGTCATATTGTCGGCCACAATACTTGTTAATAAAGAATCGATGGCGCCTAGCAAAGCCAAAGTTAAAGCTGTAAAAACATAAGGTGTTATGCTTCCAATACTGAAATTGGTGAAAATTTCTAAATGAGGAATTGGTATCCCACTTGGAATTTCTTCAATAGGCCTGTAGTTTAATCCAAACGCTATGGCTGCACCCGATACAACAACCAAAGCAACCAAGGTGCTGGGTATTTTTGTGGTGATACGCTTAAAACCATAGATGATGAATATGGTCGAAAGCGCTAAAATCAACTCTAACCAATTAATGTTTTGTATAGCTCTAGGCAATACTTTTAAGGTTCCCATAACTCCGGAAGCCTCGTTTTTGGCTAGTGTTTTTGATTCTTTTAAAATATCGTCATCAGTAATAAGTTTGGCTCTTTTCAACGTTTCTTCAAAATCTTCTAAAACCAAAATACCTTCGCTAGCTTCTTCTTTTAAAATATTTTCTAAAATTAATTCTTCAGCCTGGGGTTTGAATTGGCTAACAAATTCTGTGTCTTCTTTTGGATAATACCCTATAGAAGGTAAAATTTGTGTAATTAGAATAATAACACCAATGGCTGTCATAAAACCAGAAACTACGGGATAAGGAATATATTTTATGTACCTACCAAGTCCTAAGAGACCCAATCCCACTTGCATAATGCCTGCTAACAAAAATACGATAAGTATTGCTGGTAAGGCTTTTTCAATATCACCGTCGTTTATGGCAATGATGCCTGCAATTACAACCATACTCACGGCCGTCATAGGAGCCGTTGGTCCCGAAATCTGAGTGTTTGTGCCACCAAAAAGTGCTGCAAAAAAACTTAGAAAAATGGCGCCGTAAAGCCCTGCACTTGGACCCAGACCAGATGATACCCCGAAAGCTAAAGCTAATGGTAATGCTACAATACCAGCAGTAATACCGCCAAAAGCATCGCCTTTTAAATTTGAAAATAGGTTTTTCATAATGGAATTTATTTTAAAGTTCTAAGTTAATTATTTAAAATTAAAATCACTTCAGAAACCCAAATACATAAAAAACTATGGGGTTATTATTTAAAATTTTTAGAAAGTTACAAACGCTATCAAATTAAATTGATCTCTGCTTGAAGTCTCAAAAAATTGATTCATATATCCAGCTTCTAGTTTTATGTTTTTATTTAAGTTATAACCAATACCCCCATAAACTCTGTTTCTGTCGAAAACGGCACTTTCGGTATTTAAAAATACTTCATTGTATGCCGAAATATAATAGTTGCTTGTTTCGGAAAAAGGAATGTTTAAACTTAAAAAATAACGGAAACGCATTTTAAAATCATTTTCAACAAAGCGTTGTTCAAAGCGGTAACGATGGTTTAATATGAGGCTTCCGATGTTTTGCTTTGATGTAAATTGCTGAAAAATTCGGTGTTCATTAACACTTGTTTTTTCATCGGTATCACCTATATAATTTTCAGATAAAATATAACCATAGCCTAATAGAACGTTATTTTTGTTTTCGTTAAACGTATAACCTAAACCTGTTCTTAACAGTAATTGTTCTAAATCGCCAATAGCATTATAATTTCGGTATTGAATTTCGTTATGGATATTCCATTTAGAATTTACCTTTTTGTTTCCAATGTATATAAGCCAATTACCAAAATTGCTGTCTTGAGCATTTATAAAGTTAGGCAGCACTAACGCTAACGTTAGTGCTACCATACTTATTCTCTTCTTCATAATATGTTTAGTGTTTTTTACTTTTTATTCAAAAAATGCAACTTCACCTGTGTTGATGTCATACATAGCCCCAACAATATCTATTTCATTATTGTCTTCCATTTCTTTTAAAATAGGGCTTTGTTTTCTAATGTTTTCTATAGCAATGCTTACATTTTTTTCTGCAACACGATCTACAAAATCTAGGTTTTTAGAATTTCTTAAGCTTTTGTCCGTAGGTTCTGTTACAGATTCAACAGCTGGTTTAATTTTACCTAACATAGTGGTTAAATTGCCCAGTTTGGCATCGTCGCAAGCGCCTTTTACAGCACCACAACTCGTATGTCCTAATACCACTAATAATTTGGTTCCTGCGAGTTTACAGGCAAATTCCATACTTCCTAAAATATCTTCATTCACAAAGTTTCCTGCAATACGAACACTGAAAATATCGCCTAAACCTTGGTCGAATACTAATTCGGCGGAAACTCTAGAATCTATACAACTTAAAATGGTTGCAAACGGAAATTGCCCTTCACTAGTATCGTTAACTTGTTCTAATAAGTTACGGTTTGCTTTTAAGTTATTTTGGAATCTTTGATTGCCTTCTTTTAAATATTGTAATGCCTTTTGAGGCGTCATGGTTGCTTGGGTTTCTCTTGTATGTGCTTTCATAATTTTACTGGTTTAATTTTTTATTTACCTGTTAACAGGAGAGAGACATTAAGTTTTTTTATAATAGACTTAATATCCTGCGTTGTTGTTTTGGATTTGTTTTTTGAACCATTTTCCAATCTATCTATACACAACAGGTTAATGTTATTTTTTGATATGTAGTTTGAAAGATTAGCAATAGTATGATCGTTTTCTTCAAATACATATTCTATGGTATTGATATTTGTAGAAAAAATGGCTTCATCCAATACTTTGGCTTTTTTAACAATTTTAAATGATTTTACAGGTGTTTGGATATGAGCTAACAAATCTTGAGCTAAAGAGGTACTAAGTGTTGTTTCAATATTATTTAAAACACCTAATGATAATTTTACATCGGGCTCTAACGTGTTATTTGCATCTGCTATTAGAATGGTACCACTAAATTGTTTTAAAACAAATTGAATAATCTTATCTCCATTCAAATTTAATAAATTGTTTTTTTTCTTTCCTAAAACAATAATGTCTGGTTGTTTTTCTTTAATACAGCTACTTATTTCGTTTTTAACATTCCCAAATGCAAACGAGTAATTGATGTTTATTTGATGGTTCTCTGAAACAGATTGTATTATCTTTTTTATTTTTTTATCGGTTGCCGTATAATCTTGGTTAATCACACGAATGGCAGATAATTGATTGTCTCTTTCAACAATCTCTGAAGCGCTTTTTACATAAAAAAAATCCACCTCAGCACCAATCATTTTTGCTAGACTAACAGTGCTTTTTAGTGTCGTGCTCGTCGATTTTTTTAAATCGGCAAGCACTAATATTTTATATTTATTTTTTTTCATGATGTTTTTAACTTAAGCTTAATTTCGATTTTGGTCTCTCGTTAAAGAATTTGATGAAACTTGATGGATTTTCAACAATACCACGTTTTGAAACAAGTTTAATATCGATGTTTCTTTCTTTGGCTTTAAATAGGAAATCTTCAAGAATCTCTATAATATCATTGTCTAAATATCGGGTCTTAATGAGATCCAATTCTAAATAGGTATCTCGTGGTAAACTATCTAATTCTTTAAGAATGGCTCCTTTGTTAAAAAAGGTAACCTCTTCTGCAAGCGTCATTTTTATTTTATGTTTACCATTGCTTTTGTCTTCAATATGAAGGAAATGTGAATTTTGGTAGCTTTTAAGTAAAATCACGACAATACCAACCATAAGCCCTAAA
This genomic window from Mariniflexile sp. TRM1-10 contains:
- a CDS encoding GNAT family N-acetyltransferase → MSFTIRKAKKEDMPQVLSLINQLAHFEKEPEAVIITVEDLQQDGFGEHPAFFCFVAEINSKIEGIALGYNRYSTWKGKTIHLEDLIVNETARGTGLGSALLDEVVKYGHQLGVKRINWEVLDWNEPAITFYKQKGATIKEEWRVVHMDEQSIKNYISKL
- a CDS encoding universal stress protein, which encodes MKKNKYKILVLADLKKSTSTTLKSTVSLAKMIGAEVDFFYVKSASEIVERDNQLSAIRVINQDYTATDKKIKKIIQSVSENHQININYSFAFGNVKNEISSCIKEKQPDIIVLGKKKNNLLNLNGDKIIQFVLKQFSGTILIADANNTLEPDVKLSLGVLNNIETTLSTSLAQDLLAHIQTPVKSFKIVKKAKVLDEAIFSTNINTIEYVFEENDHTIANLSNYISKNNINLLCIDRLENGSKNKSKTTTQDIKSIIKKLNVSLLLTGK
- a CDS encoding carbonic anhydrase family protein gives rise to the protein MKAHTRETQATMTPQKALQYLKEGNQRFQNNLKANRNLLEQVNDTSEGQFPFATILSCIDSRVSAELVFDQGLGDIFSVRIAGNFVNEDILGSMEFACKLAGTKLLVVLGHTSCGAVKGACDDAKLGNLTTMLGKIKPAVESVTEPTDKSLRNSKNLDFVDRVAEKNVSIAIENIRKQSPILKEMEDNNEIDIVGAMYDINTGEVAFFE
- a CDS encoding DUF2490 domain-containing protein produces the protein MKKRISMVALTLALVLPNFINAQDSNFGNWLIYIGNKKVNSKWNIHNEIQYRNYNAIGDLEQLLLRTGLGYTFNENKNNVLLGYGYILSENYIGDTDEKTSVNEHRIFQQFTSKQNIGSLILNHRYRFEQRFVENDFKMRFRYFLSLNIPFSETSNYYISAYNEVFLNTESAVFDRNRVYGGIGYNLNKNIKLEAGYMNQFFETSSRDQFNLIAFVTF
- a CDS encoding SulP family inorganic anion transporter yields the protein MKNLFSNLKGDAFGGITAGIVALPLALAFGVSSGLGPSAGLYGAIFLSFFAALFGGTNTQISGPTAPMTAVSMVVIAGIIAINDGDIEKALPAILIVFLLAGIMQVGLGLLGLGRYIKYIPYPVVSGFMTAIGVIILITQILPSIGYYPKEDTEFVSQFKPQAEELILENILKEEASEGILVLEDFEETLKRAKLITDDDILKESKTLAKNEASGVMGTLKVLPRAIQNINWLELILALSTIFIIYGFKRITTKIPSTLVALVVVSGAAIAFGLNYRPIEEIPSGIPIPHLEIFTNFSIGSITPYVFTALTLALLGAIDSLLTSIVADNMTKTKHNPNKELIGQGIGNSIGALFGGIPGAGATIRTVVNINSGGKTKLSGMIAGIMLLIILLGLGPIASRIPAAVLAGILVTVGIGVMDYKGLKAVPSLPRDAKIGPINISSEVIIMFVVLLLSSFWNLVYAVGIGLIIASLMFMKKIGDLTAERSDVKSLKEEAWSDELDFPEQLKEKVFIKHIKGPLFFGSTNEFLSLAAQIPKTASIVIIRLDRMQYMDQSGLYAMEDVLQELNKNSITPLFVDLLNQPKYMMERIDIIPDLMPREQIFDTLDECIKWIKAKNDLNLNQ
- a CDS encoding aspartate kinase, producing the protein MQVFKFGGASVKDARSVKNVASLLQKVGYKNTLIVVSAMGKTTNALELVVKNYFDNKTELQSTLQEVIKYHNEILLDLFDNENHEVFKKVTAFFNELNQFLSSNKSPDYNFVYDQIIGYGELVSTTIVSAYLNSIQIKNNWIDVREHIKTDNYYRSAHVNWEETQQHITSNFNKTVLNITQGFLGSDSNNFTTTLGREGSDYTAAIYAYCLNAERVTIWKDVPGVLNADPRYFENAQLLNQISYREAIELAFYGASVIHPKTLQPLQGKEIPLYVKSFLNPEAPGTRIGKNITLDPMVPCFIVKKNQVLISLSSLDFSYIVEENISDIFNLLHLYKMKVDVIQNSAISFSVCVDNIYDNLDKLLHHLKAKFKVTCHKNVSLYTIRHYTQNAINQIEEGKTVLLKQLTQETVQVVSK
- the fbp gene encoding class 1 fructose-bisphosphatase — its product is MSHKKQTLGEFIIENQSSFKYSSGELSSLINSIRLAAKVVNHEVNKAGLVDIIGAAGDTNIQGEDQQKLDVYANEKFIQTLTNRNIVCGIASEEEDDFIAINSQDENHQNKYVVLIDPLDGSSNIDVNVSVGTIFSIYRRITPIGSPVTIEDFLQKGSQQVAAGYVVYGTSTMLVYTTGAGVNGFTLNPAIGSFYLSHPNMQFPEDGHIYSVNEGNYIHFPQGVKNYIKYCQKEEGDRPYTSRYIGSLVSDFHRNMIKGGIYLYPKSSLNSNGKLRLLYECNPMAFLAEQANGKASDGFTRIMDITPTELHQRVPFICGSKNMVEKCEEFMRDAQ